From a region of the Salvelinus alpinus chromosome 2, SLU_Salpinus.1, whole genome shotgun sequence genome:
- the LOC139568754 gene encoding sprouty-related, EVH1 domain-containing protein 2-like isoform X2 → MYPRWDIIVGETKKMTEETHPDDDSYIVRVKAVVMTRDDSSGGWLAQDGGCLSRVGVCKVLSAELLDRSSFLIHGERLKDKQVILECFLKKDLVYTKATPTFHHWKVDNKKCGLTFQSPADARAFDRGVRKAMEDLTEGSTTSSSTIQNEAELGDDDVFTNATDSSSNSSHSQKKEPLQLQTLAPPSFCEPRRHHCILGHFYDQHRPSDHYFLDQSVPMFPRHVSFQVEEEEIVRINPRERTWLTGYEDYRHATATRDKLIQHPEDADAYVHFAKSEPPKHDYTYPYPLGLDPHQHARDPKIGCVDRLGGGGLIGGHRAVVTAQPRTLQLKGKRRKEDGERSRCVYCRDMFNHEENRRGRCQEAPDPIQTCIHRVSFMWCADSLLYHCMSDPEGDYSDPCSCDTSDERFCLRWLALVGLSLLAPCMCCYAPLRACYRCGVACHCCGGKHKAVG, encoded by the exons CGACAGCTACATTGTGCGCGTCAAAGCGGTGGTCATGACCCGGGACGACTCGAGTGGCGGCTGGCTGGCCCAGGACGGTGGGTGCCTCAGCCGTGTGGGCGTGTGCAAGGTGCTGTCGGCCGAGCTGCTGGACCGAAGCAGCTTCCTCATCCACGGCGAGCGCCTCAAAGACAAACAG GTGATTCTGGAATGCTTCCTGAAGAAGGATCTGGTGTACACCAAGGCCACGCCCACATTTCACCACTGGAAAGTGGACAACAAGAAGTGTGGTTTGACGTTCCAGAGCCCGGCCGACGCACGCGCCTTCGACCGTGGGGTCAGGAAAGCCATGGAGGACCTGACGGAAG GATCTACCACCTCCTCTTCGACCATCCAGAACGAGGCCGAGTTGGGCGACGATGATGTTTTCACT AATGCCACCGACAGCTCGTCCAACTCCTCCCACTCCCAGAAGAAGGAGCCCCTGCAGCTGCAGACCCTGGCCCCGCCCAGCTTCTGCGAGCCGCGCCGCCACCACTGCATCCTGGGCCACTTCTACGACCAGCACCGACCCTCGGACCACTACTTCCTGGATCAG TCGGTTCCCATGTTCCCACGCCACGTCAGCttccaggtggaggaggaggagatcgtGCGCATCAACCCTCGCGAGCGGACCTGGCTGACTGGGTACGAGGACTACCGGCACGCCACCGCCACGCGCGACAAGCTCATCCAGCACCCCGAGGACGCCGACGCCTACGTGCACTTCGCCAAGAGCGAGCCGCCCAAGCACGACTACACCTACCCTTACCCCCTGGGCCTTGATCCCCACCAGCATGCAAGAGACCCCAAGATAGGCTGCGTGGACCGACTTGGTGGGGGCGGCCTTATCGGGGGACACAGGGCGGTGGTCACAGCCCAGCCTCGCACCCTCCAGCTCAAGGGCAAGCGGCGGAAGGAAGACGGCGAGCGCTCGCGCTGCGTCTACTGCCGGGACATGTTCAACCACGAGGAGAACAGGCGCGGGCGGTGCCAGGAGGCGCCGGACCCAATCCAGACGTGCATCCACCGGGTCAGCTTCATGTGGTGCGCGGACAGCCTGCTCTACCACTGCATGTCGGACCCGGAGGGCGACTACTCGGACCCGTGCTCGTGCGACACCAGCGACGAGCGCTTCTGCCTGCGCTGGCTGGCCCTGGTTGGGCTGTCGCTGCTGGCCCCCTGCATGTGCTGCTATGCCCCCCTGCGCGCCTGCTACCGCTGCGGGGTGGCCTGCCACTGCTGCGGGGGCAAGCACAAAGCCGTGGGCTGA
- the LOC139568754 gene encoding sprouty-related, EVH1 domain-containing protein 2-like isoform X1: protein MYPRWDIIVGETKKMTEETHPDDDSYIVRVKAVVMTRDDSSGGWLAQDGGCLSRVGVCKVLSAELLDRSSFLIHGERLKDKQVILECFLKKDLVYTKATPTFHHWKVDNKKCGLTFQSPADARAFDRGVRKAMEDLTEGTGGEGEDYEGCISMLLNGSTTSSSTIQNEAELGDDDVFTNATDSSSNSSHSQKKEPLQLQTLAPPSFCEPRRHHCILGHFYDQHRPSDHYFLDQSVPMFPRHVSFQVEEEEIVRINPRERTWLTGYEDYRHATATRDKLIQHPEDADAYVHFAKSEPPKHDYTYPYPLGLDPHQHARDPKIGCVDRLGGGGLIGGHRAVVTAQPRTLQLKGKRRKEDGERSRCVYCRDMFNHEENRRGRCQEAPDPIQTCIHRVSFMWCADSLLYHCMSDPEGDYSDPCSCDTSDERFCLRWLALVGLSLLAPCMCCYAPLRACYRCGVACHCCGGKHKAVG from the exons CGACAGCTACATTGTGCGCGTCAAAGCGGTGGTCATGACCCGGGACGACTCGAGTGGCGGCTGGCTGGCCCAGGACGGTGGGTGCCTCAGCCGTGTGGGCGTGTGCAAGGTGCTGTCGGCCGAGCTGCTGGACCGAAGCAGCTTCCTCATCCACGGCGAGCGCCTCAAAGACAAACAG GTGATTCTGGAATGCTTCCTGAAGAAGGATCTGGTGTACACCAAGGCCACGCCCACATTTCACCACTGGAAAGTGGACAACAAGAAGTGTGGTTTGACGTTCCAGAGCCCGGCCGACGCACGCGCCTTCGACCGTGGGGTCAGGAAAGCCATGGAGGACCTGACGGAAGGTACGGGAGGGGAAGGCGAAGACTATGAGGGCTGTATCTCAATGCTCTTGAACG GATCTACCACCTCCTCTTCGACCATCCAGAACGAGGCCGAGTTGGGCGACGATGATGTTTTCACT AATGCCACCGACAGCTCGTCCAACTCCTCCCACTCCCAGAAGAAGGAGCCCCTGCAGCTGCAGACCCTGGCCCCGCCCAGCTTCTGCGAGCCGCGCCGCCACCACTGCATCCTGGGCCACTTCTACGACCAGCACCGACCCTCGGACCACTACTTCCTGGATCAG TCGGTTCCCATGTTCCCACGCCACGTCAGCttccaggtggaggaggaggagatcgtGCGCATCAACCCTCGCGAGCGGACCTGGCTGACTGGGTACGAGGACTACCGGCACGCCACCGCCACGCGCGACAAGCTCATCCAGCACCCCGAGGACGCCGACGCCTACGTGCACTTCGCCAAGAGCGAGCCGCCCAAGCACGACTACACCTACCCTTACCCCCTGGGCCTTGATCCCCACCAGCATGCAAGAGACCCCAAGATAGGCTGCGTGGACCGACTTGGTGGGGGCGGCCTTATCGGGGGACACAGGGCGGTGGTCACAGCCCAGCCTCGCACCCTCCAGCTCAAGGGCAAGCGGCGGAAGGAAGACGGCGAGCGCTCGCGCTGCGTCTACTGCCGGGACATGTTCAACCACGAGGAGAACAGGCGCGGGCGGTGCCAGGAGGCGCCGGACCCAATCCAGACGTGCATCCACCGGGTCAGCTTCATGTGGTGCGCGGACAGCCTGCTCTACCACTGCATGTCGGACCCGGAGGGCGACTACTCGGACCCGTGCTCGTGCGACACCAGCGACGAGCGCTTCTGCCTGCGCTGGCTGGCCCTGGTTGGGCTGTCGCTGCTGGCCCCCTGCATGTGCTGCTATGCCCCCCTGCGCGCCTGCTACCGCTGCGGGGTGGCCTGCCACTGCTGCGGGGGCAAGCACAAAGCCGTGGGCTGA